A single Lactuca sativa cultivar Salinas chromosome 8, Lsat_Salinas_v11, whole genome shotgun sequence DNA region contains:
- the LOC111893181 gene encoding uncharacterized protein LOC111893181, with protein MANFNLNSMTSYSHLLGSSTKIHMLIPEYYEQWSDRMQDYLNGLDEELWSCISGNVTLPKNIQPIGSSSCTTSVENQSDRMKKLEKRCIRELHGALPLVVYNYVKSCTTAKEIWNNLKEKFQGSEKTKINSVKQCLIELKDFKQKYGETIESYYDRLNELIYKCNRYGITRSAMEFNLTFVMGLLKEWRSVSMMVKNQQSFDTSSLNDLYNQLKTHKSEVNEMSEESKLSLGGPLALVSKVSEKEAIEKGDSDDEEGFIMNSDDDAIGFYSNNRVKKFFKKPFNSKVKQSEGKGSFVNKAAGEEKKKFEKNDGKGAKEKIEKKPKGDSGMDCHYCNGSNHLENDCMHRKKDEKKNRIKDEAYYVERLEEMRTKAKNLYLVAEGEHENDGTYQIWSSGSDDEEMCNPKHGAMYTKLEEDSDEEVKSRCFVSKSADKSPITTKVRNILQSFNIPLSAYDSKLLLYMILLLILIIWLFLLVMRLRN; from the coding sequence atggcgaacttcaatctCAACTCGATGACTTCATACTCTCATCTACTAGGATCTTCAACAAAGATTCACATGCttattccagaatactatgaacAGTGGTCTGATCGTATGCAAGATTATTTGAATGGACTCGATGAAGAGCTTTGGTCTTGCATCTCAGGGAATGTTACTCTTCCTAAAAATATTCAACCTATTGGATCGTCATCTTGTACTACGAGTGTGGAAAATCAATCTGATCGAATGAAGAAACTTGAGAAACGATGCATAAGGGAGTTACATGGTGCATTGCCTCTAGTTGTGTATAACTATGTCAAGAGTTGTACaactgctaaagaaatctggaataATCTCAAAGAAAAGTTTCAAGGTAGCGAGAAGACGAAAATCAATTCAGTTAAGCAATGTTTGATTGAATTGAAGGATTTCAAGCAAAAATATGGTGAAACGATCGAAAGTTACTATGATAGGCTGAACGAGCTGATTTACAAATGTAATCGttatggaatcacaaggtctGCCATGGAATTCAATCTTACCTTTGTTATGGGACTCCTTAAAGAATGGAGGAGTGTTagcatgatggtgaaaaatcaacagagtTTCGACACATCTTCTTTGAATGATTtgtacaatcaactgaaaactcaCAAAAGTGAAGTGAACGAAATGTCAGAAGAGTCGAAGCTTAGTTTGGGAGGTCCATTAGCACTTGTCTCTAAAGTGTCTGAAAAGGAAGCAATCGAAAAAGGtgattctgatgatgaagaaggGTTTATCATGAATTCGGATGATGACGCAATAGgtttttactcaaacaatcgagTCAAAAAGTTTTTTAAGAAACCGTTTAATTCGAAGGTGAAACAAAGTGAGGGAAAAGGAAGTTTTGTGAACAAGGCTGcaggagaagagaagaaaaagtTTGAGAAGAATGATGGGAAGGGTGCTAAGGAAAAGATAGAGAAGAAACCGAAAGGAGATTCTGGTATGgattgtcattattgcaatggaTCCAATCATCTAGAAAATGATTGCATGCATCGCAAGAAGGATGAAAAGAAGAATAGAATAAAGGATGAGGCATATTATGTGGAGAGGTTGGAAGAGATGCGTACGAAGGCGAAAAATTTGTATTTGGTGGCTGAAGGTGAACATGAGAATGATGGCACATATCAAATTTGGTCTTCAGGCTCCGATGATGAGGAAATGTGTAATCCTAAGCATGGGGCCATGTATACAAAGCTGGAGGAAGATTCAGACGAAGAGGTCAAGAGCCGATGCTTTGTGTCAAAGTCTGCTGATAAGTCTCCAATCACAACAAAGGTACGTAATATTCTTCAATCTTTCAATATTCCTTTGAGTGCATATGACTCGAAATTGTTGCTTTACATGATACTGTTACTTATTTTGATAATTTGGTTGTTTCTGCTAGTGATGAGGCTAAGAAATTAA